One segment of Zonotrichia albicollis isolate bZonAlb1 chromosome 4, bZonAlb1.hap1, whole genome shotgun sequence DNA contains the following:
- the MAPK12 gene encoding mitogen-activated protein kinase 12 isoform X2 — protein MSSPKNGFYRQEITKTLWEVRDRYRDLQPVGSGAYGAVCSAVDGRSGTKVAIKKLYRPFQSELFAKRAYRELRLLKHMKHENVIGILDVFTPDVTLEKFNDFYLVMPFMGTDLSKIMKHEKLTEDRIQFLVYQMLKGLKYIHSSGIIHRDLKPGNLAVNEDCELKILDFGLARHTDSEMTGYVVTRWYRAPEVILNWMHYTQTVDIWSVGCIMAEMITGRPLFKGNDHLDQLTEIMKITGTPTQDFVQKLHSQDAKNYIKSLPKVQKKDFASILKYANPLAVNLLEKMLVLDAEKRVTAAEALLHPYFEPIHDPEEEIEAEKYDDTFDNMDLPLDEWKRITYKEILNFKPPQTLDSKETEV, from the exons ATGTCCTCCCCCAAGAATGGCTTCTACCGGCAGGAGATCACCAAGACCCTCTGGGAAGTGCGGGACCGCTACCGGGACCTGCAGCCGGTGGGGTCTGGCGCCTACGGAGCCGTGTG CTCAGCTGTCGATGGAAGAAGTGGTACCAAAGTGGCCATTAAGAAATTGTACCGCCCGTTTCAGTCTGAACTCTTTGCCAAACGAGCTTACCGAGAGCTGCGCCTCTTGAAACACATGAAGCATGAAAAC gtcaTTGGAATTTTGGATGTGTTCACACCAGATGTAACACTGGAGAAGTTTAATGACTT ctACCTCGTTATGCCATTTATGGGAACAGACTTGAGTAAGATAATGAAGCATGAGAAATTAACTGAAGATCGAATCCAGTTCCTGGTATATCAGATGTTAAAAGGCTTAAAG TATATTCACTCATCAGGCATAATTCACAGG GATCTAAAGCCTGGAAACCTGGCCGTAAATGAAGACTGTGAATTGAAG ATCCTGGATTTTGGATTGGCAAGGCACACAGACAGTGAGATGACTGGCTATGTGGTTACAAGGTGGTACAGAGCCCCAGAGGTCATTCTTAACTGGATGCATTATACTCAGACAG TTGACATCTGGTCTGTGGGCTGTATAATGGCTGAGATGATAACAGGCAGACCTCTGTTCAAGGGAAATGATC ATCTGGACCAACtcacagaaataatgaaaataacagGTACACCAACGCAAGATTTTGTTCAAAAATTGCACAGTCAAGAT GCAAAAAATTATATCAAAAGCCTCCCAAAAGTCCAGAAGAAAGACTTTGCATCCATCTTGAAGTATGCGAATCCTTTGG CTGTGAACCTTTTGGAGAAGATGCTGGTGCTGGATGCTGAGAAGCGAGTCACTGCAGCTGAGGCTTTGCTGCATCCCTACTTTGAACCAATTCACGATCCTGAGGAAGAGATTGAAGCTGAGAAATACGACGACACATTTGATAACATGGATCTTCCATTAGATGAGTGGAAGC GCATTACATATAAAGAGATACTTAACTTCAAGCCACCACAGACATTGGACTCAAAGGAGACGGAAGTGTAA
- the MAPK12 gene encoding mitogen-activated protein kinase 12 isoform X1, whose product MASTGRRSPRPSGKCGTATGTCSRWGLAPTEPCAVDGRSGTKVAIKKLYRPFQSELFAKRAYRELRLLKHMKHENVIGILDVFTPDVTLEKFNDFYLVMPFMGTDLSKIMKHEKLTEDRIQFLVYQMLKGLKYIHSSGIIHRDLKPGNLAVNEDCELKILDFGLARHTDSEMTGYVVTRWYRAPEVILNWMHYTQTVDIWSVGCIMAEMITGRPLFKGNDHLDQLTEIMKITGTPTQDFVQKLHSQDAKNYIKSLPKVQKKDFASILKYANPLAVNLLEKMLVLDAEKRVTAAEALLHPYFEPIHDPEEEIEAEKYDDTFDNMDLPLDEWKRITYKEILNFKPPQTLDSKETEV is encoded by the exons ATGGCTTCTACCGGCAGGAGATCACCAAGACCCTCTGGGAAGTGCGGGACCGCTACCGGGACCTGCAGCCGGTGGGGTCTGGCGCCTACGGAGCCGTGTG CTGTCGATGGAAGAAGTGGTACCAAAGTGGCCATTAAGAAATTGTACCGCCCGTTTCAGTCTGAACTCTTTGCCAAACGAGCTTACCGAGAGCTGCGCCTCTTGAAACACATGAAGCATGAAAAC gtcaTTGGAATTTTGGATGTGTTCACACCAGATGTAACACTGGAGAAGTTTAATGACTT ctACCTCGTTATGCCATTTATGGGAACAGACTTGAGTAAGATAATGAAGCATGAGAAATTAACTGAAGATCGAATCCAGTTCCTGGTATATCAGATGTTAAAAGGCTTAAAG TATATTCACTCATCAGGCATAATTCACAGG GATCTAAAGCCTGGAAACCTGGCCGTAAATGAAGACTGTGAATTGAAG ATCCTGGATTTTGGATTGGCAAGGCACACAGACAGTGAGATGACTGGCTATGTGGTTACAAGGTGGTACAGAGCCCCAGAGGTCATTCTTAACTGGATGCATTATACTCAGACAG TTGACATCTGGTCTGTGGGCTGTATAATGGCTGAGATGATAACAGGCAGACCTCTGTTCAAGGGAAATGATC ATCTGGACCAACtcacagaaataatgaaaataacagGTACACCAACGCAAGATTTTGTTCAAAAATTGCACAGTCAAGAT GCAAAAAATTATATCAAAAGCCTCCCAAAAGTCCAGAAGAAAGACTTTGCATCCATCTTGAAGTATGCGAATCCTTTGG CTGTGAACCTTTTGGAGAAGATGCTGGTGCTGGATGCTGAGAAGCGAGTCACTGCAGCTGAGGCTTTGCTGCATCCCTACTTTGAACCAATTCACGATCCTGAGGAAGAGATTGAAGCTGAGAAATACGACGACACATTTGATAACATGGATCTTCCATTAGATGAGTGGAAGC GCATTACATATAAAGAGATACTTAACTTCAAGCCACCACAGACATTGGACTCAAAGGAGACGGAAGTGTAA